A region from the Benincasa hispida cultivar B227 chromosome 10, ASM972705v1, whole genome shotgun sequence genome encodes:
- the LOC120087819 gene encoding receptor-like cytosolic serine/threonine-protein kinase RBK2 isoform X1, whose protein sequence is MKEKVDSFSPTGILEDYFRSSGAESTSSELHKPGSFWRGIFELLRSKSRKPVSKLHPQSVLKLSKKLSNSMRETLHLHFGFDSNVCNFNSPWKNFTLRELEAATNYFSPENLIGKGGYAEVYRGCLKNGQVVAIKRLTRGNFDENIGDFLLELGIMAHVDHPNTAKLIGYGIQGGMHLVLEYFPHGSLASTLHGLKQKLEWNIRYKIAIGIAEGLRYLHEGCQRRIIHRDIKAANILLTEDFEPQICDFGLAKWLPKQWTHHIVSKFEGTFGYLPPEYLSHGIVDEKTDVFAFGVLLLELVTGRRALDYSQQSLVLWAKPLLKKNNVRELVDPFTTNYNSRQMNLVLLAASLCIQQSSIRRPCMSQVVQILTGDLSCIRGTRKIQIPFLRRAFREELFRAEQPRLRDVLMEHL, encoded by the exons atgaaGGAGAAGGTAGATTCGTTTTCACCCACCGGAATTCTTGAAGACTACTTTAGGAGCTCAGGAGCCGAATCAACTTCGTCTGAGTTGCACAAACCAGGTTCCTTTTGGCGTGGAATATTCGAATTATTGAGGTCGAAATCCAGGAAACCTGTAAGTAAATTGCATCCTCAAAGTGTGCTAAAGCTCTCCAAAAAACTGAGCAACAGTATGAGAGAGACTTTGCATCTTCACTTTGGGTTTGATTCCAACGTCTGCAATTTCAACTCGCCATGGAAGAATTTCACTCTGCGAGAACTCGAGGCTGCGACGAATTATTTCAGCCCTG AAAATCTGATTGGAAAAGGGGGTTATGCTGAGGTTTACAGGGGATGTTTGAAGAACGGACAAGTTGTGGCCATAAAAAgactgacaagaggaaattttgaTGAGAATATTGGTGATTTCTTACTTGAACTTGGAATAATGGCCCACGTCGACCATCCCAATACCGCTAAGTTAATTGGCTATGGAATCCAAGGTGGAATGCATTTAGTTCTCGAATATTTTCCTCATGGGAGTTTAGCTTCTACTCTCCATG GTTTGAAGCAGAAGCTGGAATGGAACATTCGGTATAAAATAGCCATTGGAATCGCAGAGGGTTTAAGATATCTACATGAAGGATGTCAAAGAAGAATTATCCACAGAGATATTAAGGCCGCTAACATTTTGCTCACTGAAGACTTTGAGCCTCAG ATTTGTGATTTCGGGCTTGCAAAGTGGCTGCCAAAGCAATGGACTCATCATATAGTATCAAAATTCGAAGGCACATTTGG CTACTTACCTCCGGAGTATTTATCACATGGTATAGTAGATGAAAAAACTGATGTTTTTGCATTTGGCGTTCTCCTATTGGAGCTAGTCACTGGACGTCGAGCTCTCGACTACTCTCAGCAAAGTCTTGTTTTGTGG GCAAAGCCGTTGCTGAAGAAGAACAATGTGAGAGAacttgttgatccttttacaacaAATTATAATTCACGACAGATGAATCTTGTTCTTCTTGCTGCTTCTTTATGCATTCAGCAATCCTCCATTCGGAGACCTTGTATGAGTCAG GTCGTTCAGATCTTGACTGGAGACCTGAGCTGCATAAGAGGGACCAGAAAAATTCAGATACCTTTCCTTCGAAGAGCTTTTCGTGAAGAGTTATTTAGAGCGGAACAGCCAAGATTGAGAGATGTTCTTATGGAACATTTATAG
- the LOC120087819 gene encoding receptor-like cytosolic serine/threonine-protein kinase RBK2 isoform X2, producing the protein MKEKVDSFSPTGILEDYFRSSGAESTSSELHKPGSFWRGIFELLRSKSRKPVSKLHPQSVLKLSKKLSNSMRETLHLHFGFDSNVCNFNSPWKNFTLRELEAATNYFSPENLIGKGGYAEVYRGCLKNGQVVAIKRLTRGNFDENIGDFLLELGIMAHVDHPNTAKLIGYGIQGLKQKLEWNIRYKIAIGIAEGLRYLHEGCQRRIIHRDIKAANILLTEDFEPQICDFGLAKWLPKQWTHHIVSKFEGTFGYLPPEYLSHGIVDEKTDVFAFGVLLLELVTGRRALDYSQQSLVLWAKPLLKKNNVRELVDPFTTNYNSRQMNLVLLAASLCIQQSSIRRPCMSQVVQILTGDLSCIRGTRKIQIPFLRRAFREELFRAEQPRLRDVLMEHL; encoded by the exons atgaaGGAGAAGGTAGATTCGTTTTCACCCACCGGAATTCTTGAAGACTACTTTAGGAGCTCAGGAGCCGAATCAACTTCGTCTGAGTTGCACAAACCAGGTTCCTTTTGGCGTGGAATATTCGAATTATTGAGGTCGAAATCCAGGAAACCTGTAAGTAAATTGCATCCTCAAAGTGTGCTAAAGCTCTCCAAAAAACTGAGCAACAGTATGAGAGAGACTTTGCATCTTCACTTTGGGTTTGATTCCAACGTCTGCAATTTCAACTCGCCATGGAAGAATTTCACTCTGCGAGAACTCGAGGCTGCGACGAATTATTTCAGCCCTG AAAATCTGATTGGAAAAGGGGGTTATGCTGAGGTTTACAGGGGATGTTTGAAGAACGGACAAGTTGTGGCCATAAAAAgactgacaagaggaaattttgaTGAGAATATTGGTGATTTCTTACTTGAACTTGGAATAATGGCCCACGTCGACCATCCCAATACCGCTAAGTTAATTGGCTATGGAATCCAAG GTTTGAAGCAGAAGCTGGAATGGAACATTCGGTATAAAATAGCCATTGGAATCGCAGAGGGTTTAAGATATCTACATGAAGGATGTCAAAGAAGAATTATCCACAGAGATATTAAGGCCGCTAACATTTTGCTCACTGAAGACTTTGAGCCTCAG ATTTGTGATTTCGGGCTTGCAAAGTGGCTGCCAAAGCAATGGACTCATCATATAGTATCAAAATTCGAAGGCACATTTGG CTACTTACCTCCGGAGTATTTATCACATGGTATAGTAGATGAAAAAACTGATGTTTTTGCATTTGGCGTTCTCCTATTGGAGCTAGTCACTGGACGTCGAGCTCTCGACTACTCTCAGCAAAGTCTTGTTTTGTGG GCAAAGCCGTTGCTGAAGAAGAACAATGTGAGAGAacttgttgatccttttacaacaAATTATAATTCACGACAGATGAATCTTGTTCTTCTTGCTGCTTCTTTATGCATTCAGCAATCCTCCATTCGGAGACCTTGTATGAGTCAG GTCGTTCAGATCTTGACTGGAGACCTGAGCTGCATAAGAGGGACCAGAAAAATTCAGATACCTTTCCTTCGAAGAGCTTTTCGTGAAGAGTTATTTAGAGCGGAACAGCCAAGATTGAGAGATGTTCTTATGGAACATTTATAG
- the LOC120087819 gene encoding receptor-like cytosolic serine/threonine-protein kinase RBK2 isoform X3, whose amino-acid sequence MKEKVDSFSPTGILEDYFRSSGAESTSSELHKPGSFWRGIFELLRSKSRKPVSKLHPQSVLKLSKKLSNSMRETLHLHFGFDSNVCNFNSPWKNFTLRELEAATNYFSPENLIGKGGYAEVYRGCLKNGQVVAIKRLTRGNFDENIGDFLLELGIMAHVDHPNTAKLIGYGIQGGMHLVLEYFPHGSLASTLHGLKQKLEWNIRYKIAIGIAEGLRYLHEGCQRRIIHRDIKAANILLTEDFEPQICDFGLAKWLPKQWTHHIVSKFEGTFGYLPPEYLSHGIVDEKTDVFAFGVLLLELVTGRRALDYSQQSLVLWAKPLLKKNNVVQILTGDLSCIRGTRKIQIPFLRRAFREELFRAEQPRLRDVLMEHL is encoded by the exons atgaaGGAGAAGGTAGATTCGTTTTCACCCACCGGAATTCTTGAAGACTACTTTAGGAGCTCAGGAGCCGAATCAACTTCGTCTGAGTTGCACAAACCAGGTTCCTTTTGGCGTGGAATATTCGAATTATTGAGGTCGAAATCCAGGAAACCTGTAAGTAAATTGCATCCTCAAAGTGTGCTAAAGCTCTCCAAAAAACTGAGCAACAGTATGAGAGAGACTTTGCATCTTCACTTTGGGTTTGATTCCAACGTCTGCAATTTCAACTCGCCATGGAAGAATTTCACTCTGCGAGAACTCGAGGCTGCGACGAATTATTTCAGCCCTG AAAATCTGATTGGAAAAGGGGGTTATGCTGAGGTTTACAGGGGATGTTTGAAGAACGGACAAGTTGTGGCCATAAAAAgactgacaagaggaaattttgaTGAGAATATTGGTGATTTCTTACTTGAACTTGGAATAATGGCCCACGTCGACCATCCCAATACCGCTAAGTTAATTGGCTATGGAATCCAAGGTGGAATGCATTTAGTTCTCGAATATTTTCCTCATGGGAGTTTAGCTTCTACTCTCCATG GTTTGAAGCAGAAGCTGGAATGGAACATTCGGTATAAAATAGCCATTGGAATCGCAGAGGGTTTAAGATATCTACATGAAGGATGTCAAAGAAGAATTATCCACAGAGATATTAAGGCCGCTAACATTTTGCTCACTGAAGACTTTGAGCCTCAG ATTTGTGATTTCGGGCTTGCAAAGTGGCTGCCAAAGCAATGGACTCATCATATAGTATCAAAATTCGAAGGCACATTTGG CTACTTACCTCCGGAGTATTTATCACATGGTATAGTAGATGAAAAAACTGATGTTTTTGCATTTGGCGTTCTCCTATTGGAGCTAGTCACTGGACGTCGAGCTCTCGACTACTCTCAGCAAAGTCTTGTTTTGTGG GCAAAGCCGTTGCTGAAGAAGAACAAT GTCGTTCAGATCTTGACTGGAGACCTGAGCTGCATAAGAGGGACCAGAAAAATTCAGATACCTTTCCTTCGAAGAGCTTTTCGTGAAGAGTTATTTAGAGCGGAACAGCCAAGATTGAGAGATGTTCTTATGGAACATTTATAG